The following are encoded in a window of Callithrix jacchus isolate 240 chromosome 9, calJac240_pri, whole genome shotgun sequence genomic DNA:
- the ZNF384 gene encoding zinc finger protein 384 isoform X1: MEESHFNSNPYFWPSIPTVSGQIENTMFINKMKDQLLPEKGCGLAPPHYPTLLTVPASVSLPSGISMDTESKSDQLTPHSQASVTQNITVVPVPSTGLMTAGVSCSQRWRREGSQSRGPGLVITSPSGSLVTTASSAQTFPISAPMIVSALPPGSQALQVVPDLSKKVASTLTEEGGGGGGGGGSVAPKPPRGRKKKRMLESGLPEMNDPYVLSPEDDDDHQKDGKTYRSEGNCGTGNGQSLGLMDSVPGSTTNLLCDPGCRMCSLTFYSKSEMQIHSKSHTETKPHKCPHCSKTFANSSYLAQHIRIHSGAKPYSCNFCEKSFRQLSHLQQHTRIHSKMHTETIKPHKCPHCSKTFANTSYLAQHLRIHSGAKPYNCSYCQKAFRQLSHLQQHTRIHTGDRPYKCAHPGCEKAFTQLSNLQSHRRQHNKDKPFKCHNCHRAYTDAASLEVHLSTHTVKHAKVYTCTICSRAYTSETYLMKHMRKHNPPDLQQQVQAAAAAAAVAQAQAQAQAQAQAQAQAQAQAQAQAQAQAQAQAQASQASQQQQQQQQQQQPPPHFQSPGAAPQGGGGGDSNPNPPPQCSFDLTPYKTAEHHKDICLTVTTSTIQVEHLASS; this comes from the exons ATGGAAGAATCTCACTTCAATTCTAACCCATACTTCTGGCCTTCTATCCCCACAGTCTCAGGACAG aTTGAGAACACAATGTTCATCAACAAGATGAAGGATCAGCTGTTGCCAGAAAAGGGCTGTGGGCTGGCTCCACCTCACTACCCCACCTTGCTGACAgtgcctgcctcagtgtccctgcCCTCAGGCATCAGTATGGACACAGAGTCCAAGTCAGACCAGCTGACCCCACACAGCCAAGCGTCTGTTACCCAGAATATCACGGTGGTCCCTGTGCCGTCTACAGGACTGATGACTGCTG GAGTCTCCTGTTCTCAGAggtggagaagagaagggagtCAATCAAGGG GTCCGGGTTTGGTAATCACGTCCCCCTCAGGCTCTCTTGTGACCACAGCATCATCAGCTCAGACCTTCCCCATTTCGGCTCCCATGATTGTCTCAGCTCTTCCCCCTGGCTCACAAGCCCTGCAGGTGGTCCCTGACCTCTCCAAGAAGGTAGCCTCAACCCTAACTGAGGaaggaggcggaggtggtggtggaggtggcagtgtggCTCCTAAACCACCCCGCGGCCGAAAGAAGAAGCGGATGCTGGAATCAGGGCTGCCTGAGATGAATGACCCTTACGTCCTCTCTCCTGAGGATGATGATGACCATCAGAAAGACGGCAAGACCTACAG GAGCGAAGGGAACTGCGGCACAGGAAATGGACAGAGCCTTGGGCTCATGGATTCAGTTCCCGGCTCCACCAcgaacttgctgtgtgaccctgg GTGCCGGATGTGCTCACTGACATTCTACTCAAAGTCGGAGATGCAGATCCACTCCAAGTCACACACCGAGACCAAGCCCCACAAGTGCCCACATTGTTCCAAGACCTTCGCCAACAGCTCCTACCTGGCCCAGCACATCCGTATCCACTCAGGGGCTAAGCCCTACAGTTGTAACTTCTGTGAGAAATCCTTCCGCCAGCTCTCCCACCTTCAGCAGCACACCCG GATCCACTCCAAGATGCACACGGAGACCATCAAGCCCCACAAGTGCCCGCACTGCTCCAAGACCTTCGCCAACACCTCCTACCTGGCCCAGCACCTCCGTATCCACTCGGGGGCCAAGCCCTACAACTGTTCCTACTGCCAGAAGGCCTTTCGCCAGCTCTCCCACCTCCAGCAGCACACACG AATCCACACTGGTGATAGACCATACAAATGTGCACACCCAGGCTGTGAGAAAGCCTTCACACAACTCTCCAATCTGCAG TCCCACAGACGACAACACAACAAAGATAAACCTTTCAAGTGCCACAACTGTCATCGAGCGTACACGGACGCAGCCTCACTAGAGGTGCACCTGTCAACGCACACGGTGAAGCATGCCAAGGTGTACACCTGCACTATCTGCAGTCGGGCATACACATCA GAAACATACCTTATGAAACATATGCGCAAACACAACCCTCCTGATCTTCAGCAACAAGtgcaggcagcagcagcagcggcagcagtggcccaggcccaggcccaggcccaggcccaggctcaggctcaggctcaggcccaggcccaggcgcAGGCTCAGGCTCAGGCCCAGGCCCAAGCCCAAGCCCAGGCCTCCCAGGcatcacagcagcagcagcagcagcagcagcaacagcagccacCACCACACTTCCAGTCTCCTGGGGCAGCCCcccagggtgggggtggtggggacaGCAACCCCAACCCACCACCCCAATGTTCCTTTGACCTGACTCCCTATAAGACAGCAGAGCATCATAAGGACATCtgtctcactgtcaccaccaGCACCATCCAGGTGGAGCACCTGGCCAGCTCTTAG
- the ZNF384 gene encoding zinc finger protein 384 isoform X7: MEESHFNSNPYFWPSIPTVSGQIENTMFINKMKDQLLPEKGCGLAPPHYPTLLTVPASVSLPSGISMDTESKSDQLTPHSQASVTQNITVVPVPSTGLMTAGVSCSQRWRREGSQSRGPGLVITSPSGSLVTTASSAQTFPISAPMIVSALPPGSQALQVVPDLSKKVASTLTEEGGGGGGGGGSVAPKPPRGRKKKRMLESGLPEMNDPYVLSPEDDDDHQKDGKTYRCRMCSLTFYSKSEMQIHSKSHTETKPHKCPHCSKTFANSSYLAQHIRIHSGAKPYSCNFCEKSFRQLSHLQQHTRIHTGDRPYKCAHPGCEKAFTQLSNLQSHRRQHNKDKPFKCHNCHRAYTDAASLEVHLSTHTVKHAKVYTCTICSRAYTSETYLMKHMRKHNPPDLQQQVQAAAAAAAVAQAQAQAQAQAQAQAQAQAQAQAQAQAQAQAQAQASQASQQQQQQQQQQQPPPHFQSPGAAPQGGGGGDSNPNPPPQCSFDLTPYKTAEHHKDICLTVTTSTIQVEHLASS, translated from the exons ATGGAAGAATCTCACTTCAATTCTAACCCATACTTCTGGCCTTCTATCCCCACAGTCTCAGGACAG aTTGAGAACACAATGTTCATCAACAAGATGAAGGATCAGCTGTTGCCAGAAAAGGGCTGTGGGCTGGCTCCACCTCACTACCCCACCTTGCTGACAgtgcctgcctcagtgtccctgcCCTCAGGCATCAGTATGGACACAGAGTCCAAGTCAGACCAGCTGACCCCACACAGCCAAGCGTCTGTTACCCAGAATATCACGGTGGTCCCTGTGCCGTCTACAGGACTGATGACTGCTG GAGTCTCCTGTTCTCAGAggtggagaagagaagggagtCAATCAAGGG GTCCGGGTTTGGTAATCACGTCCCCCTCAGGCTCTCTTGTGACCACAGCATCATCAGCTCAGACCTTCCCCATTTCGGCTCCCATGATTGTCTCAGCTCTTCCCCCTGGCTCACAAGCCCTGCAGGTGGTCCCTGACCTCTCCAAGAAGGTAGCCTCAACCCTAACTGAGGaaggaggcggaggtggtggtggaggtggcagtgtggCTCCTAAACCACCCCGCGGCCGAAAGAAGAAGCGGATGCTGGAATCAGGGCTGCCTGAGATGAATGACCCTTACGTCCTCTCTCCTGAGGATGATGATGACCATCAGAAAGACGGCAAGACCTACAG GTGCCGGATGTGCTCACTGACATTCTACTCAAAGTCGGAGATGCAGATCCACTCCAAGTCACACACCGAGACCAAGCCCCACAAGTGCCCACATTGTTCCAAGACCTTCGCCAACAGCTCCTACCTGGCCCAGCACATCCGTATCCACTCAGGGGCTAAGCCCTACAGTTGTAACTTCTGTGAGAAATCCTTCCGCCAGCTCTCCCACCTTCAGCAGCACACCCG AATCCACACTGGTGATAGACCATACAAATGTGCACACCCAGGCTGTGAGAAAGCCTTCACACAACTCTCCAATCTGCAG TCCCACAGACGACAACACAACAAAGATAAACCTTTCAAGTGCCACAACTGTCATCGAGCGTACACGGACGCAGCCTCACTAGAGGTGCACCTGTCAACGCACACGGTGAAGCATGCCAAGGTGTACACCTGCACTATCTGCAGTCGGGCATACACATCA GAAACATACCTTATGAAACATATGCGCAAACACAACCCTCCTGATCTTCAGCAACAAGtgcaggcagcagcagcagcggcagcagtggcccaggcccaggcccaggcccaggcccaggctcaggctcaggctcaggcccaggcccaggcgcAGGCTCAGGCTCAGGCCCAGGCCCAAGCCCAAGCCCAGGCCTCCCAGGcatcacagcagcagcagcagcagcagcagcaacagcagccacCACCACACTTCCAGTCTCCTGGGGCAGCCCcccagggtgggggtggtggggacaGCAACCCCAACCCACCACCCCAATGTTCCTTTGACCTGACTCCCTATAAGACAGCAGAGCATCATAAGGACATCtgtctcactgtcaccaccaGCACCATCCAGGTGGAGCACCTGGCCAGCTCTTAG
- the ZNF384 gene encoding zinc finger protein 384 isoform X8 encodes MEESHFNSNPYFWPSIPTVSGQIENTMFINKMKDQLLPEKGCGLAPPHYPTLLTVPASVSLPSGISMDTESKSDQLTPHSQASVTQNITVVPVPSTGLMTAGPGLVITSPSGSLVTTASSAQTFPISAPMIVSALPPGSQALQVVPDLSKKVASTLTEEGGGGGGGGGSVAPKPPRGRKKKRMLESGLPEMNDPYVLSPEDDDDHQKDGKTYRCRMCSLTFYSKSEMQIHSKSHTETKPHKCPHCSKTFANSSYLAQHIRIHSGAKPYSCNFCEKSFRQLSHLQQHTRIHTGDRPYKCAHPGCEKAFTQLSNLQSHRRQHNKDKPFKCHNCHRAYTDAASLEVHLSTHTVKHAKVYTCTICSRAYTSETYLMKHMRKHNPPDLQQQVQAAAAAAAVAQAQAQAQAQAQAQAQAQAQAQAQAQAQAQAQAQASQASQQQQQQQQQQQPPPHFQSPGAAPQGGGGGDSNPNPPPQCSFDLTPYKTAEHHKDICLTVTTSTIQVEHLASS; translated from the exons ATGGAAGAATCTCACTTCAATTCTAACCCATACTTCTGGCCTTCTATCCCCACAGTCTCAGGACAG aTTGAGAACACAATGTTCATCAACAAGATGAAGGATCAGCTGTTGCCAGAAAAGGGCTGTGGGCTGGCTCCACCTCACTACCCCACCTTGCTGACAgtgcctgcctcagtgtccctgcCCTCAGGCATCAGTATGGACACAGAGTCCAAGTCAGACCAGCTGACCCCACACAGCCAAGCGTCTGTTACCCAGAATATCACGGTGGTCCCTGTGCCGTCTACAGGACTGATGACTGCTG GTCCGGGTTTGGTAATCACGTCCCCCTCAGGCTCTCTTGTGACCACAGCATCATCAGCTCAGACCTTCCCCATTTCGGCTCCCATGATTGTCTCAGCTCTTCCCCCTGGCTCACAAGCCCTGCAGGTGGTCCCTGACCTCTCCAAGAAGGTAGCCTCAACCCTAACTGAGGaaggaggcggaggtggtggtggaggtggcagtgtggCTCCTAAACCACCCCGCGGCCGAAAGAAGAAGCGGATGCTGGAATCAGGGCTGCCTGAGATGAATGACCCTTACGTCCTCTCTCCTGAGGATGATGATGACCATCAGAAAGACGGCAAGACCTACAG GTGCCGGATGTGCTCACTGACATTCTACTCAAAGTCGGAGATGCAGATCCACTCCAAGTCACACACCGAGACCAAGCCCCACAAGTGCCCACATTGTTCCAAGACCTTCGCCAACAGCTCCTACCTGGCCCAGCACATCCGTATCCACTCAGGGGCTAAGCCCTACAGTTGTAACTTCTGTGAGAAATCCTTCCGCCAGCTCTCCCACCTTCAGCAGCACACCCG AATCCACACTGGTGATAGACCATACAAATGTGCACACCCAGGCTGTGAGAAAGCCTTCACACAACTCTCCAATCTGCAG TCCCACAGACGACAACACAACAAAGATAAACCTTTCAAGTGCCACAACTGTCATCGAGCGTACACGGACGCAGCCTCACTAGAGGTGCACCTGTCAACGCACACGGTGAAGCATGCCAAGGTGTACACCTGCACTATCTGCAGTCGGGCATACACATCA GAAACATACCTTATGAAACATATGCGCAAACACAACCCTCCTGATCTTCAGCAACAAGtgcaggcagcagcagcagcggcagcagtggcccaggcccaggcccaggcccaggcccaggctcaggctcaggctcaggcccaggcccaggcgcAGGCTCAGGCTCAGGCCCAGGCCCAAGCCCAAGCCCAGGCCTCCCAGGcatcacagcagcagcagcagcagcagcagcaacagcagccacCACCACACTTCCAGTCTCCTGGGGCAGCCCcccagggtgggggtggtggggacaGCAACCCCAACCCACCACCCCAATGTTCCTTTGACCTGACTCCCTATAAGACAGCAGAGCATCATAAGGACATCtgtctcactgtcaccaccaGCACCATCCAGGTGGAGCACCTGGCCAGCTCTTAG
- the ZNF384 gene encoding zinc finger protein 384 isoform X4: MEESHFNSNPYFWPSIPTVSGQIENTMFINKMKDQLLPEKGCGLAPPHYPTLLTVPASVSLPSGISMDTESKSDQLTPHSQASVTQNITVVPVPSTGLMTAGPGLVITSPSGSLVTTASSAQTFPISAPMIVSALPPGSQALQVVPDLSKKVASTLTEEGGGGGGGGGSVAPKPPRGRKKKRMLESGLPEMNDPYVLSPEDDDDHQKDGKTYRCRMCSLTFYSKSEMQIHSKSHTETKPHKCPHCSKTFANSSYLAQHIRIHSGAKPYSCNFCEKSFRQLSHLQQHTRIHSKMHTETIKPHKCPHCSKTFANTSYLAQHLRIHSGAKPYNCSYCQKAFRQLSHLQQHTRIHTGDRPYKCAHPGCEKAFTQLSNLQSHRRQHNKDKPFKCHNCHRAYTDAASLEVHLSTHTVKHAKVYTCTICSRAYTSETYLMKHMRKHNPPDLQQQVQAAAAAAAVAQAQAQAQAQAQAQAQAQAQAQAQAQAQAQAQAQASQASQQQQQQQQQQQPPPHFQSPGAAPQGGGGGDSNPNPPPQCSFDLTPYKTAEHHKDICLTVTTSTIQVEHLASS; the protein is encoded by the exons ATGGAAGAATCTCACTTCAATTCTAACCCATACTTCTGGCCTTCTATCCCCACAGTCTCAGGACAG aTTGAGAACACAATGTTCATCAACAAGATGAAGGATCAGCTGTTGCCAGAAAAGGGCTGTGGGCTGGCTCCACCTCACTACCCCACCTTGCTGACAgtgcctgcctcagtgtccctgcCCTCAGGCATCAGTATGGACACAGAGTCCAAGTCAGACCAGCTGACCCCACACAGCCAAGCGTCTGTTACCCAGAATATCACGGTGGTCCCTGTGCCGTCTACAGGACTGATGACTGCTG GTCCGGGTTTGGTAATCACGTCCCCCTCAGGCTCTCTTGTGACCACAGCATCATCAGCTCAGACCTTCCCCATTTCGGCTCCCATGATTGTCTCAGCTCTTCCCCCTGGCTCACAAGCCCTGCAGGTGGTCCCTGACCTCTCCAAGAAGGTAGCCTCAACCCTAACTGAGGaaggaggcggaggtggtggtggaggtggcagtgtggCTCCTAAACCACCCCGCGGCCGAAAGAAGAAGCGGATGCTGGAATCAGGGCTGCCTGAGATGAATGACCCTTACGTCCTCTCTCCTGAGGATGATGATGACCATCAGAAAGACGGCAAGACCTACAG GTGCCGGATGTGCTCACTGACATTCTACTCAAAGTCGGAGATGCAGATCCACTCCAAGTCACACACCGAGACCAAGCCCCACAAGTGCCCACATTGTTCCAAGACCTTCGCCAACAGCTCCTACCTGGCCCAGCACATCCGTATCCACTCAGGGGCTAAGCCCTACAGTTGTAACTTCTGTGAGAAATCCTTCCGCCAGCTCTCCCACCTTCAGCAGCACACCCG GATCCACTCCAAGATGCACACGGAGACCATCAAGCCCCACAAGTGCCCGCACTGCTCCAAGACCTTCGCCAACACCTCCTACCTGGCCCAGCACCTCCGTATCCACTCGGGGGCCAAGCCCTACAACTGTTCCTACTGCCAGAAGGCCTTTCGCCAGCTCTCCCACCTCCAGCAGCACACACG AATCCACACTGGTGATAGACCATACAAATGTGCACACCCAGGCTGTGAGAAAGCCTTCACACAACTCTCCAATCTGCAG TCCCACAGACGACAACACAACAAAGATAAACCTTTCAAGTGCCACAACTGTCATCGAGCGTACACGGACGCAGCCTCACTAGAGGTGCACCTGTCAACGCACACGGTGAAGCATGCCAAGGTGTACACCTGCACTATCTGCAGTCGGGCATACACATCA GAAACATACCTTATGAAACATATGCGCAAACACAACCCTCCTGATCTTCAGCAACAAGtgcaggcagcagcagcagcggcagcagtggcccaggcccaggcccaggcccaggcccaggctcaggctcaggctcaggcccaggcccaggcgcAGGCTCAGGCTCAGGCCCAGGCCCAAGCCCAAGCCCAGGCCTCCCAGGcatcacagcagcagcagcagcagcagcagcaacagcagccacCACCACACTTCCAGTCTCCTGGGGCAGCCCcccagggtgggggtggtggggacaGCAACCCCAACCCACCACCCCAATGTTCCTTTGACCTGACTCCCTATAAGACAGCAGAGCATCATAAGGACATCtgtctcactgtcaccaccaGCACCATCCAGGTGGAGCACCTGGCCAGCTCTTAG
- the ZNF384 gene encoding zinc finger protein 384 isoform X2, producing the protein MEESHFNSNPYFWPSIPTVSGQIENTMFINKMKDQLLPEKGCGLAPPHYPTLLTVPASVSLPSGISMDTESKSDQLTPHSQASVTQNITVVPVPSTGLMTAGPGLVITSPSGSLVTTASSAQTFPISAPMIVSALPPGSQALQVVPDLSKKVASTLTEEGGGGGGGGGSVAPKPPRGRKKKRMLESGLPEMNDPYVLSPEDDDDHQKDGKTYRSEGNCGTGNGQSLGLMDSVPGSTTNLLCDPGCRMCSLTFYSKSEMQIHSKSHTETKPHKCPHCSKTFANSSYLAQHIRIHSGAKPYSCNFCEKSFRQLSHLQQHTRIHSKMHTETIKPHKCPHCSKTFANTSYLAQHLRIHSGAKPYNCSYCQKAFRQLSHLQQHTRIHTGDRPYKCAHPGCEKAFTQLSNLQSHRRQHNKDKPFKCHNCHRAYTDAASLEVHLSTHTVKHAKVYTCTICSRAYTSETYLMKHMRKHNPPDLQQQVQAAAAAAAVAQAQAQAQAQAQAQAQAQAQAQAQAQAQAQAQAQASQASQQQQQQQQQQQPPPHFQSPGAAPQGGGGGDSNPNPPPQCSFDLTPYKTAEHHKDICLTVTTSTIQVEHLASS; encoded by the exons ATGGAAGAATCTCACTTCAATTCTAACCCATACTTCTGGCCTTCTATCCCCACAGTCTCAGGACAG aTTGAGAACACAATGTTCATCAACAAGATGAAGGATCAGCTGTTGCCAGAAAAGGGCTGTGGGCTGGCTCCACCTCACTACCCCACCTTGCTGACAgtgcctgcctcagtgtccctgcCCTCAGGCATCAGTATGGACACAGAGTCCAAGTCAGACCAGCTGACCCCACACAGCCAAGCGTCTGTTACCCAGAATATCACGGTGGTCCCTGTGCCGTCTACAGGACTGATGACTGCTG GTCCGGGTTTGGTAATCACGTCCCCCTCAGGCTCTCTTGTGACCACAGCATCATCAGCTCAGACCTTCCCCATTTCGGCTCCCATGATTGTCTCAGCTCTTCCCCCTGGCTCACAAGCCCTGCAGGTGGTCCCTGACCTCTCCAAGAAGGTAGCCTCAACCCTAACTGAGGaaggaggcggaggtggtggtggaggtggcagtgtggCTCCTAAACCACCCCGCGGCCGAAAGAAGAAGCGGATGCTGGAATCAGGGCTGCCTGAGATGAATGACCCTTACGTCCTCTCTCCTGAGGATGATGATGACCATCAGAAAGACGGCAAGACCTACAG GAGCGAAGGGAACTGCGGCACAGGAAATGGACAGAGCCTTGGGCTCATGGATTCAGTTCCCGGCTCCACCAcgaacttgctgtgtgaccctgg GTGCCGGATGTGCTCACTGACATTCTACTCAAAGTCGGAGATGCAGATCCACTCCAAGTCACACACCGAGACCAAGCCCCACAAGTGCCCACATTGTTCCAAGACCTTCGCCAACAGCTCCTACCTGGCCCAGCACATCCGTATCCACTCAGGGGCTAAGCCCTACAGTTGTAACTTCTGTGAGAAATCCTTCCGCCAGCTCTCCCACCTTCAGCAGCACACCCG GATCCACTCCAAGATGCACACGGAGACCATCAAGCCCCACAAGTGCCCGCACTGCTCCAAGACCTTCGCCAACACCTCCTACCTGGCCCAGCACCTCCGTATCCACTCGGGGGCCAAGCCCTACAACTGTTCCTACTGCCAGAAGGCCTTTCGCCAGCTCTCCCACCTCCAGCAGCACACACG AATCCACACTGGTGATAGACCATACAAATGTGCACACCCAGGCTGTGAGAAAGCCTTCACACAACTCTCCAATCTGCAG TCCCACAGACGACAACACAACAAAGATAAACCTTTCAAGTGCCACAACTGTCATCGAGCGTACACGGACGCAGCCTCACTAGAGGTGCACCTGTCAACGCACACGGTGAAGCATGCCAAGGTGTACACCTGCACTATCTGCAGTCGGGCATACACATCA GAAACATACCTTATGAAACATATGCGCAAACACAACCCTCCTGATCTTCAGCAACAAGtgcaggcagcagcagcagcggcagcagtggcccaggcccaggcccaggcccaggcccaggctcaggctcaggctcaggcccaggcccaggcgcAGGCTCAGGCTCAGGCCCAGGCCCAAGCCCAAGCCCAGGCCTCCCAGGcatcacagcagcagcagcagcagcagcagcaacagcagccacCACCACACTTCCAGTCTCCTGGGGCAGCCCcccagggtgggggtggtggggacaGCAACCCCAACCCACCACCCCAATGTTCCTTTGACCTGACTCCCTATAAGACAGCAGAGCATCATAAGGACATCtgtctcactgtcaccaccaGCACCATCCAGGTGGAGCACCTGGCCAGCTCTTAG
- the ZNF384 gene encoding zinc finger protein 384 isoform X3, with protein MEESHFNSNPYFWPSIPTVSGQIENTMFINKMKDQLLPEKGCGLAPPHYPTLLTVPASVSLPSGISMDTESKSDQLTPHSQASVTQNITVVPVPSTGLMTAGVSCSQRWRREGSQSRGPGLVITSPSGSLVTTASSAQTFPISAPMIVSALPPGSQALQVVPDLSKKVASTLTEEGGGGGGGGGSVAPKPPRGRKKKRMLESGLPEMNDPYVLSPEDDDDHQKDGKTYRCRMCSLTFYSKSEMQIHSKSHTETKPHKCPHCSKTFANSSYLAQHIRIHSGAKPYSCNFCEKSFRQLSHLQQHTRIHSKMHTETIKPHKCPHCSKTFANTSYLAQHLRIHSGAKPYNCSYCQKAFRQLSHLQQHTRIHTGDRPYKCAHPGCEKAFTQLSNLQSHRRQHNKDKPFKCHNCHRAYTDAASLEVHLSTHTVKHAKVYTCTICSRAYTSETYLMKHMRKHNPPDLQQQVQAAAAAAAVAQAQAQAQAQAQAQAQAQAQAQAQAQAQAQAQAQASQASQQQQQQQQQQQPPPHFQSPGAAPQGGGGGDSNPNPPPQCSFDLTPYKTAEHHKDICLTVTTSTIQVEHLASS; from the exons ATGGAAGAATCTCACTTCAATTCTAACCCATACTTCTGGCCTTCTATCCCCACAGTCTCAGGACAG aTTGAGAACACAATGTTCATCAACAAGATGAAGGATCAGCTGTTGCCAGAAAAGGGCTGTGGGCTGGCTCCACCTCACTACCCCACCTTGCTGACAgtgcctgcctcagtgtccctgcCCTCAGGCATCAGTATGGACACAGAGTCCAAGTCAGACCAGCTGACCCCACACAGCCAAGCGTCTGTTACCCAGAATATCACGGTGGTCCCTGTGCCGTCTACAGGACTGATGACTGCTG GAGTCTCCTGTTCTCAGAggtggagaagagaagggagtCAATCAAGGG GTCCGGGTTTGGTAATCACGTCCCCCTCAGGCTCTCTTGTGACCACAGCATCATCAGCTCAGACCTTCCCCATTTCGGCTCCCATGATTGTCTCAGCTCTTCCCCCTGGCTCACAAGCCCTGCAGGTGGTCCCTGACCTCTCCAAGAAGGTAGCCTCAACCCTAACTGAGGaaggaggcggaggtggtggtggaggtggcagtgtggCTCCTAAACCACCCCGCGGCCGAAAGAAGAAGCGGATGCTGGAATCAGGGCTGCCTGAGATGAATGACCCTTACGTCCTCTCTCCTGAGGATGATGATGACCATCAGAAAGACGGCAAGACCTACAG GTGCCGGATGTGCTCACTGACATTCTACTCAAAGTCGGAGATGCAGATCCACTCCAAGTCACACACCGAGACCAAGCCCCACAAGTGCCCACATTGTTCCAAGACCTTCGCCAACAGCTCCTACCTGGCCCAGCACATCCGTATCCACTCAGGGGCTAAGCCCTACAGTTGTAACTTCTGTGAGAAATCCTTCCGCCAGCTCTCCCACCTTCAGCAGCACACCCG GATCCACTCCAAGATGCACACGGAGACCATCAAGCCCCACAAGTGCCCGCACTGCTCCAAGACCTTCGCCAACACCTCCTACCTGGCCCAGCACCTCCGTATCCACTCGGGGGCCAAGCCCTACAACTGTTCCTACTGCCAGAAGGCCTTTCGCCAGCTCTCCCACCTCCAGCAGCACACACG AATCCACACTGGTGATAGACCATACAAATGTGCACACCCAGGCTGTGAGAAAGCCTTCACACAACTCTCCAATCTGCAG TCCCACAGACGACAACACAACAAAGATAAACCTTTCAAGTGCCACAACTGTCATCGAGCGTACACGGACGCAGCCTCACTAGAGGTGCACCTGTCAACGCACACGGTGAAGCATGCCAAGGTGTACACCTGCACTATCTGCAGTCGGGCATACACATCA GAAACATACCTTATGAAACATATGCGCAAACACAACCCTCCTGATCTTCAGCAACAAGtgcaggcagcagcagcagcggcagcagtggcccaggcccaggcccaggcccaggcccaggctcaggctcaggctcaggcccaggcccaggcgcAGGCTCAGGCTCAGGCCCAGGCCCAAGCCCAAGCCCAGGCCTCCCAGGcatcacagcagcagcagcagcagcagcagcaacagcagccacCACCACACTTCCAGTCTCCTGGGGCAGCCCcccagggtgggggtggtggggacaGCAACCCCAACCCACCACCCCAATGTTCCTTTGACCTGACTCCCTATAAGACAGCAGAGCATCATAAGGACATCtgtctcactgtcaccaccaGCACCATCCAGGTGGAGCACCTGGCCAGCTCTTAG